The uncultured Treponema sp. genome includes a region encoding these proteins:
- a CDS encoding ferritin family protein has protein sequence MKKWVCKVCGYVHTGDNAPEECPVCHAKNAFNEMVETKGFACEHQVGSAKGLDEEVVKGLRENFAGECSEVGMYLAMSRQADREGYPEIAEAYKRYAFEEAEHAAKFAELLGEVLTDSTKKNVQMRADAEAGACEGKLQLAKRAKELGYDAIHDTVHEMAKDEARHGAGFKGIMQRYFSK, from the coding sequence ATGAAAAAATGGGTTTGCAAAGTATGCGGATATGTTCACACAGGAGACAATGCGCCGGAAGAATGTCCAGTTTGCCATGCAAAAAACGCTTTCAATGAAATGGTTGAAACAAAAGGATTTGCCTGCGAGCATCAGGTTGGTTCTGCAAAAGGCTTGGACGAAGAAGTTGTAAAAGGACTCCGTGAAAATTTCGCCGGTGAATGCTCAGAAGTCGGAATGTATCTTGCAATGTCCCGCCAGGCAGACCGCGAAGGCTACCCGGAAATTGCAGAAGCATACAAACGCTATGCATTTGAAGAAGCCGAGCACGCCGCAAAATTCGCCGAGCTTCTTGGAGAAGTTCTTACTGACTCAACAAAGAAAAATGTTCAGATGAGAGCAGACGCGGAAGCAGGAGCTTGCGAAGGAAAACTTCAACTTGCAAAACGCGCAAAGGAACTTGGCTACGATGCAATTCACGACACAGTGCATGAAATGGCAAAAGATGAAGCGCGCCACGGAGCAGGATTCAAGGGAATAATGCAGCGTTATTTCAGCAAATAA
- a CDS encoding Fur family transcriptional regulator, whose amino-acid sequence MNHEQIAAKLEEKNIRPSVQRMAIYKFLAENLVHPTVDTIYTALSPQMPTLSRTTVYNTLKQFSECGLVQTITIEDGELRYDADTSNHLHFKCVKCEKIYDIFKPVELPPQFLQDGFKAEKIQTNIWGICKDCS is encoded by the coding sequence ATGAATCACGAACAAATCGCAGCAAAACTAGAAGAAAAAAATATCCGTCCTTCAGTTCAAAGAATGGCAATTTACAAATTTCTTGCGGAAAATCTAGTGCATCCGACCGTTGACACAATTTATACGGCACTTTCTCCGCAAATGCCAACTTTGTCGCGCACAACAGTTTACAACACGCTCAAGCAGTTTTCTGAATGCGGACTTGTGCAGACAATCACAATTGAAGACGGAGAACTTAGATACGACGCGGACACTTCAAATCATCTGCACTTTAAATGTGTAAAATGCGAAAAAATTTACGATATTTTTAAGCCTGTTGAACTTCCGCCGCAATTTTTGCAAGACGGATTCAAAGCGGAAAAAATTCAAACCAACATCTGGGGAATTTGCAAAGACTGCTCTTAA
- a CDS encoding PrsW family glutamic-type intramembrane protease has translation MNFTSLIPPFLICTIPVLAALACLVVLVKEFRLSFGFIAVFGGLFAVVPIYAIQFFLEASGLINAHSLFSVLIKSILVNGVVEETIKMAVFFLFPSKKMSMKVFFACAVLSGLSLGCFETLIYIASGIQNLELRLLTAVVIHSCCAGLSGLFVFNLKNGSLKIYPFVLAVLLHGIYNYFAGFKMDTMFFWFSLVVVLVAVVECRIRYRAMNPEGLILFQ, from the coding sequence ATGAATTTTACAAGTTTGATTCCACCGTTTTTAATTTGCACGATTCCTGTTTTGGCGGCGTTGGCTTGCCTTGTTGTCCTTGTAAAAGAATTCAGGCTTAGCTTTGGATTTATTGCAGTTTTCGGCGGACTTTTTGCTGTTGTTCCGATTTACGCGATTCAGTTTTTTTTGGAAGCTTCCGGGCTGATTAACGCGCATTCTCTTTTTTCTGTTTTGATTAAAAGCATTCTTGTGAACGGCGTTGTTGAGGAAACAATAAAAATGGCGGTGTTTTTTCTTTTTCCGTCAAAGAAAATGTCGATGAAAGTTTTTTTCGCCTGCGCTGTGTTGAGCGGACTTTCTCTTGGATGCTTTGAAACTTTAATTTATATTGCTTCTGGAATTCAGAATCTTGAGCTTAGGCTTTTGACTGCGGTTGTTATTCATTCTTGCTGCGCGGGACTTTCGGGGCTTTTTGTTTTCAACTTGAAGAACGGAAGTTTAAAAATCTATCCGTTTGTTCTGGCTGTTTTGCTGCACGGAATTTACAATTATTTTGCGGGATTCAAAATGGATACAATGTTCTTTTGGTTTTCGCTTGTTGTAGTTTTGGTTGCTGTTGTGGAATGCCGGATCCGTTACAGGGCAATGAATCCGGAAGGACTGATTCTTTTTCAGTAG
- a CDS encoding TetR/AcrR family transcriptional regulator, protein MAIVVEHEKRKREILEKSFQLFIEDGYEDVTYQKIADKCGITRTTLYIYFKNKREIFLWSIKQLTNDVEQELIGIIKNSQIDSIECLKRIFLCIIDIAESNRAFFRVLKMYLMQLEKSGVDINDRVTRRVIRIQHLMNMVLIRGQKKSEIKNLPIKEINSLLYCLLETSIFRLGILNQENLDEMRGTVQFVIEQFRAEKK, encoded by the coding sequence ATGGCGATTGTTGTTGAGCACGAAAAGCGCAAAAGGGAAATCCTTGAAAAGTCGTTTCAGCTTTTTATAGAAGACGGATACGAAGATGTTACTTACCAGAAAATCGCGGACAAATGCGGAATTACTCGTACAACTCTTTATATCTATTTTAAAAACAAGCGCGAAATTTTTTTGTGGAGCATAAAGCAGCTTACAAACGATGTTGAGCAGGAACTTATTGGAATTATAAAGAATAGCCAGATTGATTCCATAGAATGCCTTAAGCGGATTTTTTTGTGCATAATCGATATTGCGGAAAGCAACCGGGCGTTTTTCCGTGTTTTAAAAATGTATCTTATGCAGCTCGAAAAAAGCGGCGTGGATATAAATGACCGGGTAACAAGGCGCGTTATCAGGATTCAGCATTTGATGAATATGGTTTTAATCCGCGGACAAAAAAAAAGTGAAATAAAAAATCTTCCCATAAAGGAAATAAACAGCTTGCTTTACTGTCTTTTGGAAACTTCAATTTTTCGGCTTGGAATTCTTAATCAGGAAAATCTTGATGAAATGCGCGGAACGGTTCAGTTTGTAATAGAGCAATTCAGGGCGGAGAAAAAATAA
- a CDS encoding class I SAM-dependent RNA methyltransferase: protein MNTFVALCAVGAEKILGNEIKHLGYTLAGNAPGRVSFLGDNDALYRSNFCLRTSDRVYLQMSRYKADNFDSLFEGCYRIDWQDFFRKDVRVVVDKVRVYKSRINSEHTIQGMIQKAIYTKLGDVWRMNSLPESGNQADVRVYMERDEAVILLDTSGQALHKRGYRTEGGTAPLRETTAAVLLQEMMWRRKTPLHDPFCGSGTIAIEAALYAHNIAPGLGRNFAYENLSIYDASRALEIKKEEAAKIRTDVECHIAGSDIDPFAIDRAKLNAEHACTMAGRALQLIGSDMRIERPEFFVSDFENLHSEFESGLILCNPPYGERLGDESQAENLYRKMGSLISNFENWQIGVITSQKSFEDCFGKKASAVKPLKAGNLDTSFYIYR, encoded by the coding sequence ATGAATACTTTTGTTGCTCTTTGCGCAGTTGGCGCGGAAAAAATCCTTGGAAATGAAATAAAACATTTGGGCTATACTCTTGCAGGAAACGCTCCGGGCCGGGTTTCGTTTTTAGGCGACAATGATGCTTTGTACCGCTCAAATTTTTGTCTTAGGACGAGCGACAGAGTTTATCTTCAGATGTCTCGTTACAAAGCTGACAACTTCGATTCTCTTTTTGAAGGCTGCTATAGAATTGACTGGCAGGATTTTTTTAGAAAGGATGTGCGTGTTGTTGTGGATAAAGTCCGTGTTTATAAAAGCCGGATTAACAGCGAGCATACGATTCAGGGAATGATTCAAAAAGCGATTTACACAAAACTCGGAGATGTCTGGCGCATGAATTCTTTGCCGGAATCTGGAAATCAGGCTGATGTGCGTGTTTATATGGAGCGGGATGAAGCTGTGATTTTGCTTGATACAAGCGGACAGGCTTTGCATAAGCGCGGCTACAGAACTGAAGGTGGAACTGCTCCATTGCGTGAAACAACGGCAGCGGTTCTCTTGCAGGAAATGATGTGGCGCAGAAAAACTCCTTTGCACGATCCTTTTTGCGGAAGCGGAACAATTGCAATTGAAGCGGCTCTTTACGCCCACAATATTGCTCCGGGTCTTGGAAGAAATTTCGCGTATGAAAATCTTTCCATATATGATGCTTCCCGCGCTCTTGAAATAAAAAAAGAAGAAGCTGCAAAAATCCGCACAGATGTTGAATGCCACATTGCCGGAAGCGACATAGATCCGTTTGCAATTGACCGTGCAAAACTGAATGCGGAACACGCTTGCACAATGGCTGGAAGAGCTTTGCAGCTGATTGGAAGCGATATGCGCATTGAGCGTCCTGAATTTTTTGTAAGCGACTTTGAAAATTTGCATTCAGAATTTGAAAGCGGACTTATACTTTGCAATCCTCCTTACGGTGAACGTTTGGGCGATGAGTCTCAGGCTGAAAATCTTTATAGAAAAATGGGCAGCTTGATTTCAAATTTTGAAAACTGGCAGATTGGCGTTATTACAAGTCAAAAGTCTTTTGAAGATTGTTTTGGAAAAAAAGCTTCCGCGGTAAAGCCTTTAAAAGCTGGAAATCTGGACACTTCTTTTTATATTTACAGGTAA
- a CDS encoding very short patch repair endonuclease — translation MDTLSAEQRSLNMAKIHSKDTKPEVFLRSALHKAGFRFRKNDKRYLGTPDIFLPHYNAVIFIHGCFWHGHKNCRLFRLPKTNVEFWKNKIERNMVRDKKVISAYLDSCYRVAVVWECSITGKQKAQKLSKVTEEISLWLEEDLTENYREF, via the coding sequence ATGGACACATTGAGCGCAGAACAAAGAAGCCTGAACATGGCGAAAATCCACAGCAAAGACACCAAGCCCGAAGTCTTTTTAAGAAGCGCACTCCACAAGGCCGGATTCAGGTTCAGGAAAAACGACAAGCGGTATTTGGGGACGCCGGACATTTTTCTTCCGCATTACAACGCAGTTATTTTTATCCACGGATGCTTTTGGCACGGACACAAAAACTGCCGGCTTTTCAGGCTGCCAAAAACAAATGTTGAATTCTGGAAAAATAAAATCGAACGGAACATGGTGCGCGACAAAAAAGTGATTTCAGCCTATCTTGACAGCTGCTACAGAGTCGCCGTTGTCTGGGAATGTTCAATAACAGGAAAACAAAAAGCGCAAAAACTTTCAAAAGTGACAGAAGAAATTTCCCTGTGGCTTGAAGAGGATTTGACAGAAAACTACAGGGAATTTTAG
- a CDS encoding helix-turn-helix transcriptional regulator: MRKGLFFLCLVLYAFSVTLTVFVQHIGIQDRLLKIVCTLGILLSFFAVLAMLFLAFSLKGGVESLEQKENPAEKIPSKEKYLEFAARSGLSRRETEIGWLVLNGLSNIQLAETLYISLATVKKHLTHIYEKTETSGRKEFAEKVMAFGF, from the coding sequence ATGAGGAAAGGGTTGTTTTTTCTGTGCCTGGTCTTGTATGCGTTTTCGGTTACGCTTACGGTTTTTGTTCAGCACATCGGCATTCAGGACAGGCTTTTGAAAATTGTCTGTACGCTTGGAATTTTGCTTTCGTTTTTTGCTGTTCTTGCGATGCTTTTTTTAGCTTTCAGTCTGAAAGGCGGCGTAGAATCTTTGGAACAGAAAGAGAATCCGGCGGAAAAAATTCCGTCCAAGGAAAAATACCTTGAGTTCGCGGCTAGAAGCGGACTTTCCCGGCGTGAAACTGAAATCGGCTGGCTTGTTCTGAACGGACTTTCAAACATTCAGCTTGCCGAAACTCTCTACATTTCCCTTGCCACCGTAAAAAAGCACCTGACCCACATATACGAAAAGACCGAAACAAGCGGCAGAAAGGAATTCGCAGAAAAAGTGATGGCGTTTGGGTTTTAA
- a CDS encoding carbohydrate binding domain-containing protein translates to MKKTIAFAAGIIFAAAPFFAQTSYSDADLVWQDDFDGNSLNLNDWNYEYHEPGWVNNELQEYVDSKENIYVKDGNLVIQAVQKKARGGKTAYTSGRINTRGKHDFKYGRIEARIKFPSGKGFLPAFWMMPTEENLYGQWPKCGEIDIAEVLGDRTEEIYGTLHYGEPHKESQGKASAQGKSFSDDWHIVACEWEPGEIRFYADGKMYHKENSWYTKRKGFGEVTYPAPFDQPFYIILNLAVSGNWPGNPDRTTKFGKNARLLIDYVKVYQKKSYDENVKKPESGMAQFREADSDGNYIRKDEGSWNFLLAQGGKGSFAYDSGNISITSETAGSVDYSVQLVQAGLPMLKGAEYRLSFDASAEKERTIITAVTAPEAGWIRYLKDTKINLGPQKKHFEFTFKMNDADDPMGRLEFNLGNQNSTAAVRISGVRLEMVSAPQNSAEKKSVLPDGNLVHNGEFQEGENRLAEWNVSGKNGAKFHVTNTDNIRKFRAENPKDAEIRLVQEGIPLVPGTEYLLSFDASSASFGKIKAEISGKTFEASLSSAEKNFKFVFKAEKEKSSALSFSFDTDGTFFLDNVRIQENAMLVNGNFSSGLTGYEVYLNESASADYAVDSLSEDNAFCMNISDTGNLDWMIQLKQNGISLEKGKKYRITFDAKSTADRTIMFALQRDGSSDNNWIPYSGTQKIDVSKEFKRYSCEFTMGEPTDNSVILSISMGAVNGKKITRKHTVTVDNIVLEENGN, encoded by the coding sequence ATGAAAAAGACGATTGCATTTGCCGCGGGAATTATTTTTGCCGCAGCTCCATTCTTTGCGCAGACCAGCTACAGCGATGCGGATCTTGTCTGGCAGGATGATTTTGACGGAAATTCACTCAATCTGAATGACTGGAACTACGAATACCACGAGCCGGGCTGGGTGAACAACGAGCTTCAGGAATACGTGGACTCAAAGGAGAACATCTACGTAAAAGACGGAAATCTCGTGATTCAGGCCGTTCAGAAAAAAGCGCGGGGCGGAAAAACTGCGTACACTTCCGGCAGAATAAACACAAGAGGCAAGCACGACTTCAAGTACGGACGCATTGAGGCGCGCATAAAATTTCCTTCCGGCAAAGGCTTTCTCCCGGCATTCTGGATGATGCCCACGGAAGAGAATCTCTACGGACAGTGGCCAAAATGCGGTGAAATCGACATTGCGGAAGTTCTCGGCGACAGGACAGAGGAAATATACGGAACGCTCCATTACGGCGAGCCTCACAAGGAGTCCCAGGGAAAGGCTTCTGCGCAGGGAAAAAGCTTCTCCGATGACTGGCACATTGTGGCCTGCGAGTGGGAACCCGGCGAAATCCGCTTCTACGCCGACGGAAAGATGTACCACAAGGAGAACAGCTGGTACACAAAGCGCAAGGGATTCGGCGAGGTGACTTATCCGGCTCCGTTCGACCAGCCTTTCTACATAATCCTGAACCTTGCGGTGAGCGGAAACTGGCCGGGAAATCCTGACCGCACGACCAAATTTGGAAAGAACGCGCGGCTTCTCATTGACTACGTGAAAGTCTACCAGAAAAAAAGCTACGACGAGAACGTGAAGAAGCCCGAATCAGGAATGGCGCAATTCCGCGAGGCGGATTCTGACGGAAACTATATCCGAAAGGACGAAGGCTCATGGAACTTCCTTCTTGCCCAGGGCGGAAAAGGCAGCTTTGCTTACGACAGCGGAAACATCAGCATAACTTCCGAGACGGCTGGAAGCGTTGACTATTCTGTTCAGCTTGTGCAGGCAGGTCTTCCAATGCTCAAGGGCGCGGAATACAGGCTTTCGTTCGACGCTTCGGCGGAAAAGGAGCGCACGATTATAACCGCGGTTACAGCTCCGGAAGCAGGATGGATACGCTATCTCAAGGACACGAAAATAAATCTTGGGCCGCAGAAAAAGCACTTTGAGTTCACATTCAAGATGAACGACGCGGACGATCCTATGGGACGGCTTGAGTTCAACCTAGGAAACCAGAATTCCACCGCGGCGGTAAGAATTTCCGGTGTGCGGCTTGAGATGGTCAGCGCGCCCCAAAATTCAGCGGAAAAAAAATCAGTTCTTCCCGACGGAAATCTTGTGCACAACGGAGAATTCCAGGAGGGAGAAAACCGTCTTGCGGAATGGAATGTCTCCGGCAAAAACGGCGCGAAATTCCACGTTACGAACACGGACAACATCCGCAAATTCCGCGCAGAGAATCCAAAGGACGCTGAAATCCGGCTTGTTCAGGAAGGAATTCCGCTTGTTCCGGGAACAGAATATCTTCTGAGCTTTGACGCCTCATCAGCTTCTTTCGGAAAAATAAAGGCTGAAATTTCAGGAAAGACTTTTGAGGCTTCCCTTTCTTCCGCTGAGAAGAATTTCAAATTCGTGTTCAAGGCGGAAAAGGAAAAATCATCCGCGCTCTCATTCAGTTTTGACACAGACGGAACGTTTTTCCTTGACAACGTGCGCATTCAGGAAAACGCAATGCTCGTGAACGGAAATTTTTCCTCCGGGCTTACAGGCTACGAGGTCTACCTGAACGAGTCGGCCTCCGCGGATTATGCAGTTGATTCCCTTTCCGAGGACAACGCGTTCTGCATGAACATTTCCGACACAGGAAATCTTGACTGGATGATTCAGCTAAAACAGAACGGAATTTCTCTTGAAAAAGGCAAAAAGTACAGAATAACGTTTGATGCGAAGTCCACGGCTGACCGTACGATAATGTTCGCCCTCCAGCGCGACGGTTCTTCGGACAACAACTGGATTCCGTATTCCGGAACACAGAAAATCGACGTCTCAAAGGAATTCAAAAGATACTCATGCGAATTCACGATGGGCGAGCCGACCGACAACTCTGTAATCCTGAGCATTTCGATGGGAGCCGTGAACGGCAAAAAAATCACCAGAAAGCACACGGTTACGGTAGACAACATCGTGCTTGAGGAAAACGGAAACTAG
- a CDS encoding glycoside hydrolase family 5 protein, whose product MNLSKGINFGGWLSQCCHTKEHYDSFINEDDVRRAAGWGFDHIRLPFDSEVIQNPDGTFIEEGFLRLEKFVGWAESFGLDVILDLHKACGYDFNDAGTEKGNSLFSSPHLQELFVSLWNEVSSRFGGKMNVAFELLNEVVEQEAAEPWNALIDRTLRTIRKNAPETFVIYGGIQWNSARTLRLLKKPEFRNVIFTFHFYEPLIFTHQKAPWVPGMSPDREIKYPATLSYFRSESVPLGYKGKDVADTDGNLPGIELMRQMIAEACAAAENAGVPVYCGEYGVIDRAPVNGTEAWFADVHKVFREFGVGHAVWTYKEMDFGLTESHYDGIRDELIKMMTE is encoded by the coding sequence ATGAATCTTTCAAAGGGAATAAATTTCGGAGGATGGCTTTCGCAGTGCTGCCACACAAAGGAGCATTACGACAGTTTTATAAATGAGGACGATGTGCGCCGTGCCGCAGGCTGGGGATTTGACCACATAAGGCTTCCGTTCGACAGCGAGGTTATCCAGAATCCGGACGGAACTTTTATTGAGGAAGGATTTTTGAGGCTGGAGAAATTTGTCGGATGGGCGGAAAGTTTCGGGCTTGATGTGATTCTTGACCTTCACAAGGCCTGCGGCTACGACTTCAACGACGCTGGAACGGAAAAGGGAAACTCTCTTTTTTCAAGTCCGCATCTTCAGGAGCTTTTCGTGTCGCTTTGGAATGAAGTCTCGTCAAGATTCGGCGGAAAAATGAACGTCGCGTTTGAGCTTCTGAACGAAGTCGTGGAGCAGGAGGCGGCTGAGCCTTGGAACGCCCTAATTGACCGCACGCTCAGGACAATCAGAAAGAATGCGCCTGAAACTTTCGTGATTTACGGCGGAATCCAGTGGAACAGCGCGCGCACTCTCCGTCTTCTAAAAAAGCCTGAATTCCGCAACGTGATTTTCACCTTCCATTTTTACGAGCCGCTGATTTTCACGCATCAGAAAGCGCCCTGGGTTCCGGGAATGAGCCCCGACCGCGAGATAAAATATCCTGCCACGCTGTCATATTTCCGCTCGGAATCCGTTCCGCTCGGATACAAGGGAAAGGATGTCGCCGACACTGACGGAAATCTTCCGGGAATCGAGCTTATGCGGCAGATGATTGCAGAGGCCTGCGCGGCGGCTGAAAACGCCGGAGTTCCAGTCTACTGCGGAGAATACGGAGTGATTGACCGCGCGCCTGTCAACGGAACTGAAGCCTGGTTCGCCGACGTGCATAAGGTCTTCAGGGAATTCGGTGTGGGACACGCGGTGTGGACCTACAAGGAAATGGACTTTGGACTTACGGAAAGCCACTATGACGGAATCCGCGATGAGCTTATAAAAATGATGACGGAATAG
- a CDS encoding helix-turn-helix domain-containing protein has protein sequence MKRNMNDELARIKSEPTLSEELFRRREYSIYHLEYDKELAFYDAVKKGDFDLVKQLMLPLRNEKLGKLSENPLRNLKYHLVITVAMITRFCIEGGLPPEPAYTLSDIYIRQIDTAENEDTISLLHREAVFDFTSRMKELKEVHGLSHRTTAAIDYIYDHLNEKIQLSRMSETLGVNKTHLCTLFKKETGITVGQYIMKKKIEAAEKMLLYSENSSAQISALFSFSSASHFIEIFKKETGFTPSQYRKIRRSEAFTSMAEK, from the coding sequence ATGAAAAGGAACATGAACGATGAGCTTGCGCGCATAAAGTCCGAGCCGACGCTTTCCGAAGAGCTTTTCAGAAGACGCGAGTATTCAATCTATCACCTGGAATACGACAAGGAGCTTGCGTTCTATGACGCCGTGAAGAAAGGCGACTTTGACCTTGTTAAACAGCTCATGCTTCCCCTGCGCAACGAAAAGCTCGGAAAACTCTCGGAAAATCCGCTGCGGAACCTGAAATATCATCTTGTGATAACGGTCGCAATGATAACCCGGTTCTGCATTGAGGGAGGTCTTCCGCCTGAACCGGCATACACCCTGAGCGACATCTACATCCGCCAGATAGACACTGCGGAAAACGAGGACACAATAAGCCTGCTTCACCGCGAGGCAGTTTTCGATTTCACCAGCCGCATGAAGGAACTCAAGGAAGTTCACGGACTTTCGCACAGAACGACAGCCGCAATCGACTACATCTACGACCACCTGAACGAAAAAATCCAGCTTTCAAGGATGTCGGAGACACTCGGCGTAAACAAGACACATCTCTGCACGCTTTTCAAAAAGGAGACCGGAATCACAGTCGGTCAGTATATAATGAAGAAAAAAATCGAGGCGGCGGAAAAAATGCTTCTCTACAGCGAAAATTCATCCGCCCAGATAAGCGCGCTCTTCTCATTCAGCTCGGCAAGCCACTTCATAGAAATATTCAAAAAGGAAACAGGATTTACTCCGTCCCAGTACCGCAAAATCCGGCGCAGCGAAGCGTTCACCTCAATGGCGGAAAAATAG
- a CDS encoding TetR/AcrR family transcriptional regulator, with protein sequence MRNANPELVSSIKKRTLELLMEKEPSEIGMREIAKNCGVSATAIYHYYKDKDCLFQEISLDCLNEINSVIESAAEKAAFPKEKVLAAIRAFRDWSLKNPRVASLVMEKIKSASNLPPEETEKFYVCNRTGEKLLELCVAEGSAHSENPRLDVGVLVFGLWGCLQAVISRKSEVEYWENSEPFTERFINMWAENIFVK encoded by the coding sequence ATGAGAAATGCAAATCCTGAGCTAGTTTCTTCTATTAAAAAGCGCACTCTTGAGCTTTTAATGGAAAAGGAGCCTTCTGAAATCGGAATGAGGGAAATTGCCAAGAACTGCGGTGTTTCGGCAACGGCGATTTATCATTATTACAAGGACAAGGACTGCCTTTTCCAGGAGATTTCGCTGGATTGTCTGAACGAGATAAATTCGGTGATTGAATCCGCTGCGGAAAAAGCCGCTTTCCCAAAGGAAAAAGTTCTTGCCGCAATCAGGGCGTTCCGCGACTGGAGCTTGAAAAATCCGCGCGTCGCCTCTCTTGTTATGGAAAAAATAAAATCCGCGTCGAACCTTCCGCCAGAAGAAACTGAAAAATTTTATGTCTGCAACCGCACTGGAGAAAAACTTCTAGAACTTTGCGTTGCGGAAGGTTCTGCACATTCGGAAAATCCGCGTTTGGATGTTGGAGTTCTTGTTTTTGGGCTTTGGGGCTGCCTTCAGGCTGTGATTTCGCGCAAGTCGGAAGTCGAATACTGGGAAAATTCCGAGCCGTTCACCGAACGTTTTATAAATATGTGGGCGGAAAATATTTTTGTAAAGTAA
- a CDS encoding DUF2271 domain-containing protein gives MNSKSIFRKIFAAFFALLVFQQVWTDEISGKASENVRTFLVRAVVAPGSEWKEKFPPQFALWIQDSDGNFSQTIFATKKASKKKWIFAPKDGRPEALPVWYHSCKNFYASESENEMDAVTSATPKGGFEIARKIQLEEGKKYFAYAEVNKSFDYNEFYPKDAEKNAAEYSGVNGQPSAVYRAEVSFENPEAKLELVGTGSLDGKSGSVEDKTETLTTAKNLVEKIIVSIEFLEDEK, from the coding sequence ATGAATTCAAAATCAATCTTCAGGAAAATTTTTGCGGCATTTTTTGCGCTTCTGGTTTTTCAGCAGGTTTGGACAGACGAAATTTCTGGAAAAGCTTCTGAAAATGTTCGGACATTTTTGGTTCGGGCGGTTGTAGCTCCGGGCAGTGAGTGGAAAGAAAAATTTCCGCCGCAGTTTGCATTGTGGATTCAGGATTCGGACGGAAACTTCAGCCAGACAATTTTCGCCACAAAAAAGGCTTCAAAGAAAAAGTGGATTTTCGCGCCGAAAGACGGCCGCCCGGAGGCTCTTCCTGTCTGGTATCATTCCTGCAAAAATTTTTATGCTTCTGAATCTGAAAATGAGATGGACGCGGTAACTTCAGCGACTCCAAAAGGCGGTTTTGAAATCGCACGGAAAATTCAGCTTGAAGAAGGAAAAAAATATTTTGCCTATGCGGAAGTGAACAAAAGTTTTGACTACAACGAATTCTATCCAAAAGACGCTGAAAAGAATGCCGCAGAATATTCCGGCGTGAACGGCCAGCCTTCCGCAGTTTACCGTGCAGAAGTCAGCTTTGAAAATCCTGAGGCAAAACTGGAACTTGTAGGAACAGGCTCACTTGACGGAAAAAGCGGCTCGGTCGAAGACAAGACAGAAACTTTGACAACTGCAAAAAATCTTGTGGAAAAAATTATTGTGAGCATTGAATTTTTAGAGGATGAAAAATGA
- a CDS encoding flavodoxin family protein: MKILILNASPKPMGTISQMLEYLEDEIRRKNSCAEIENIRIASLKFSACTGCMKCRTAGKCVFAGDDADITREKIAGADFLVVASPCWWGNITGSLKSLFDRNVFRLMGESKHGIPLPLLKGKKAAIVTACTTPFPFNIICRQSSGVFNSIGEILKSDGIKITAKICAAETKHSPGLTTTRKRKISNIVKALKAKMYFLIS; the protein is encoded by the coding sequence ATGAAAATCCTGATTTTAAACGCCTCTCCAAAACCCATGGGAACAATTTCGCAAATGCTAGAATATCTTGAGGACGAAATCCGCCGGAAAAATTCTTGTGCAGAAATCGAAAATATCCGCATAGCCTCACTAAAATTCTCCGCCTGTACAGGATGCATGAAATGCCGCACCGCTGGAAAATGCGTTTTTGCCGGAGACGACGCAGATATTACAAGGGAAAAAATTGCAGGCGCAGATTTTCTTGTTGTGGCTTCTCCGTGCTGGTGGGGAAATATAACCGGAAGTTTAAAGTCTCTTTTTGACCGCAACGTTTTCCGCTTGATGGGCGAATCAAAGCATGGAATTCCGCTTCCTCTTCTCAAAGGAAAAAAAGCCGCAATCGTAACAGCCTGCACAACTCCGTTTCCGTTCAATATTATTTGCAGGCAGTCATCGGGCGTTTTTAATTCAATCGGCGAAATCCTAAAATCAGACGGAATAAAAATCACCGCAAAAATCTGCGCAGCCGAAACAAAGCATTCTCCTGGCCTTACAACGACAAGAAAACGCAAGATTTCAAATATTGTTAAAGCATTAAAAGCAAAGATGTATTTTTTAATCAGTTGA